From Salvia splendens isolate huo1 chromosome 16, SspV2, whole genome shotgun sequence, a single genomic window includes:
- the LOC121769904 gene encoding zinc finger CCHC domain-containing protein 8-like yields the protein METEDLIKLPASSNSEHGENDNTCESGPEALSSESLHLNSEVTEEINGEDPGATLGVLDENMDALMEDDFERGPNSNGVTPLVGLGITDSVANVEKVASVSSMLHGNGFVSVQSEISVSNLKKNEVLSSKRELDTKSISGVKRPRAAVDEYQPSVHVIYGSLPRESKQKLEKLLEQWSQWHSEWSSSSDDSNVVLESGEETYFPALRVGGDKPSSITFWVDSKTKLQSSKEFKQLDSASVPLYDRGYSSALTLTDGASGLDGRADKLDASRCFNCGSYGHALKDCSKPRDNAAVNCARKQQKVKRNQHPNSRNSTRYYQISRGGKYDGLTPGVLDGETKKALGLGELDPPPWLKRMREIGYPPGYLEAETEDQPSGITIFGDDTYKDENEEGEILDANYAEPLRKMTVEFPGLNAPVPENADERLWASNSLSSNPSRYSSHQRYNQPSETSSRGYYSEQRWSRDWDDEGPPGCEPGTSPSLSNHFHRYGDQDSGYKPHSPRDSPSTTWSSSYARSLSDRGRRSPLHRDRSPTYGYYGSYASPR from the exons ATGGAAACGGAGGATCTAATTAAACTGCCGGCTTCCAGTAATTCTGAACATGGTGAGAATGACAATACATGTGAATCTGGTCCAGAAGCCCTTAGCTCTGAATCTCTACATCTAAACTCTGAGGTAACTGAAGAGATTAATGGGGAGGATCCTGGAGCCACTTTGGGTGTTTTGGACGAAAATATGGATGCTTTGATGGAGGATGACTTTGAAAGGGGTCCAAATAGTAATGGTGTGACCCCACTGGTTGGTTTGGGAATAACAGATTCAGTTGCAAATGTAGAAAAAGTGGCATCCGTTAGTTCCATGCTTCATGGAAATGGATTTGTATCTGTTCAAAGTGAAATAAGTGTCAGCAATCTTAAGAAAAATGAAGTACTTTCAAGTAAAAGGGAGCTAGATACTAAGT CTATATCTGGGGTTAAGAGACCTCGAGCAGCTGTTGATGAATATCAACCTTCAGTGCATGTGATCTATGGCTCCCTACCAAG AGAAAGTAAGCAAAAGCTCGAAAAGCTGTTAGAGCAGTGGTCCCAATGGCATTCAGAGTGGAGCTCTTCATCAGAT GACTCAAATGTAGTGCTGGAATCTGGAGAAGAGACCTACTTCCCTGCTCTTCGGGTTGGCGGGGATAAACCCTCTTCAATA ACCTTTTGGGTGGATAGCAAAACAAAACTGCAGTCAAGTAAGGAGTTTAAACAATTGGATAGCGCTTCTGTTCCTCTCTATGATCGTGGATATTCTTCAGCTTTGACTTTAACTGATGGTGCCAGCGGTTTGGATGG AAGAGCAGATAAGCTGGATGCTTCTCGTTGTTTCAACTgtggttcatatggccatgcATTGAAAGATTGCTCTAAGCCACGTGACAATGCTGCCGTTAATTGTGCTCGAAAGCAGCAGAAAGTCAAACGAAATCAGCATCCCAATTCTCGAAATTCAACTCGATATTACCAGATTTCTCGAGGAGGAAAATATGATGGTTTAACACCGGGTGTTCTTGATGGTGAAACAAAGAAAGCATTAGGCCTTGGG GAGCTTGATCCACCTCCATGGCTTAAAAGAATGCGAGAAATTGGATATCCGCCTGGTTATTTAG AGGCGGAAACAGAAGACCAGCCTTCGGGCATAACAATATTTGGTGATGATACATATAAGGATGAAAATGAGGAAGGGGAAATCTTAGATGCAAACTATGCTGAGCCATTAAGGAAAATGACTGTCGAATTTCCTGGGCTAAATGCCCCCGTCCCAGAAAATGCCGATGAAAGACTTTGGGCATCCAACTCTTTGAGTTCCAACCCATCTAGGTATAGCTCACACCAACGGTATAATCAACCATCTGAAACTTCCAGCAGAGGGTACTATAGTGAGCAGAGGTGGTCGAGGGATTGGGACGACGAGGGGCCTCCGGGCTGTGAACCTGGAACTAGCCCCTCTCTATCGAATCATTTTCATAGATATGGAGATCAGGATTCTGGTTACAAACCCCATAGCCCCCGAGACAGCCCATCTACGACTTGGAGCTCAAGCTATGCCAGATCGTTGTCGGATAGAGGAAGACGAAGTCCCCTGCATCGCGATCGTTCCCCCACATATGGCTACTATGGTTCATATGCTTCTCCTAGATAG
- the LOC121770093 gene encoding protein GAMETE EXPRESSED 3-like, with protein sequence MPLKTSIIKSPFVQIPSILVLLSLIAPLSSAGSSHFNRLNKFSQYPHSFSDSKRAVDRLYKSLIMDDGRICACSRKYLFAFERNGSIAWALHLNYTCSSSIAPVHGGSSKIYLVAENKVLKVYPLRIGTNEAPVEVFFECAEEIVGIAASLSSSCVLINAKNRGLFAYRLYGQLFWSAGPVLYQHGYRQGCRRNVTDCYFTSAPVIDQCEASIFMINTVGEVYSLSIRGHHFKWIQDLSLYGNAFRLTAGNNGLLYVTEPDKALVLALDVSRGNVLWQGSIGPLSSADHEPVVDANGWISYSSLDGFLYSFSATGYLKKFPRSASWSSVMQVNPVLDCSGYAIYISQTEMEGKYSQKFADYTHVSALKPKNVVFTSLVPASGSIVWFESDPSQFLFHLSQSDLQHFLVDERTLLTFYAVSSQKLASSCAQVKPKNTSVYIGNKRTITLFLMMESVVLLILAVLVRFCCIFWKKQKLQGLDLGKFLEKRRSLRSKKKAFDKMITELNQKASEEEEALQKLGHLVKAREGIKRRLSTTYSLGRDGEGSSTRPKSLLPLHDGRSRSYSFQGSKKESVTIFHTLISDSSSSDEEVSSLVEEADDDLSQDEVAKGKGKAQVGGESSSDYGGSEEEYVMSPLFLKHSFSEIEEVKGNNDYDGDDSHSEEVEA encoded by the exons ATGCCGCTGAAAACATCAATCATAAAATCTCCTTTTGTTCAAATTCCTTCAATCCTTGTTTTATTGTCATTGATTGCACCATTAAGTTCTGCTGGATCTTCTCACTTCAACCGTCTCAACAAGTTTTCTCAATATCCACATTCCTTTTCAg ATTCAAAGAGGGCTGTTGATAGGCTTTACAAGAGTTTAATCATGGATGATGGGAGGATTTGTGCTTGCTCAAGGAAATACTTGTTTGCATTTGAGAGAAACGGCTCCATCGCGTGGGCGCTGCACTTGAACTATACTTGCAGTTCGAGTATAGCTCCGGTTCATGGAGGATCAAGCAAG ATATATTTAGTTGCAGAGAACAAAGTACTAAAAGTCTATCCTCTAAGGATTGGAACTAATGAAGCTCCTGTGGAAGTATTCTTCGAATGTGCAGAAGAGATCGTTGGGATCGCTGCAAGCTTATCGAGCTCTTGTGTGCTCATCAATGCCAAAAATAGAGGGCTGTTTGCTTATCGCTTGTACGGGCAGCTTTTCTGGAGCGCTGGCCCAGTGCTTTACCAGCATGGATATCGCCAAGGTTGTAGGAGAAACGTTACCGACTGCTATTTTACTTCCGCGCCTGTGATCGATCAATGTGAAGCTAGTATTTTT ATGATTAACACGGTTGGGGAAGTGTATTCGTTATCGATCCGCGGTCATCATTTTAAATGGATCCAAGATCTTAGCTTGTATGGAAATGCATTTAGGCTTACTGCTGGAAACAATGGCCTTCTGTATGTTACTGAGCCTGATAAAGCTCTTGTTCTGGCTTTGGATGTTTCTCGAGGAAATGTTTTGTGGCAAGGAAGCATTGGGCCGTTGAGCTCAGCAGATCACGAGCCGGTTGTTGATGCAAATG GCTGGATATCGTATAGCTCGCTGGACGGATTTCTGTATTCGTTTTCAGCAACGGGATATCTCAAGAAGTTCCCTAGATCAGCTAGTTGGAGTTCTGTTATGCAGGTTAATCCGGTGCTTGATTGCTCCGGTTATGCCATTTACATCTCTCAGACAGAGATGGAGGGGAAATATTCCCAGAAATTTGCAGATTACACTCATGTGTCTGCATTGAAACCTAAAAATGTTGTGTTCACTTCTCTTGTTCCGGCTTCTGGTTCCATCGTATGGTTCGAAAGCGATCCTA GTCAATTCTTGTTCCACCTCTCCCAGAGTGATCTGCAGCATTTTTTGGTGGATGAAAGAACTCTCCTCACATTTTATGCTGTCTCAA GTCAGAAACTCGCGTCTAGCTGCGCACAAGTGAAGCCCAAGAACACAAGTGTCTACATAG GAAACAAGAGGACAATCACATTGTTTCTCATGATGGAATCCGTCGTTCTGCTAATACTGGCCGTGCTGGTGCGATTCTGCTGCATTTTCTGGAAGAAGCAAAAGCTTCAAGGCCTAGACCTTGGCAAATTCCTTGAGAAGAGA CGTTCTCTGCGATCCAAGAAGAAGGCGTTCGACAAAATGATAACTGAACTGAATCAAAAGGCCTCGGAGGAagaagaagcgctgcagaagcTAGGACACCTGGTTAAGGCAAGGGAGGGCATCAAGAGGAGGCTGTCAACGACGTATAGCTTAGGAAGGGACGGGGAGGGGTCATCAACGCGTCCCAAGTCCCTTCTTCCGCTGCATGATGGGAGGAGCAGAAGCTACTCCTTTCAAGGATCCAAGAAAGAGAGTGTCACAATATTCCACACTCTAATTAGCGATAGTAGCAGTTCGGATGAAGAGGTGAGCAGCCTCGTGGAAGAGGCGGACGACGATCTCTCTCAAGATGAAGttgcaaaggggaaggggaaagCTCAAGTTGGAGGGGAAAGCTCTAGTGATTATGGTGGTAGTGAGGAAGAGTATGTGATGAGTCCATTGTTTTTGAAGCATTCGTTTAGTGAAATAGAGGAAGTGAAGGGGAATAATGACTATGATGGTGATGATTCACATAGTGAAGAAGTAGAAGCTTGA